Proteins encoded within one genomic window of Micromonospora halotolerans:
- a CDS encoding class I SAM-dependent methyltransferase → MALPDAGLRAEPGSFRDPGNRVFHRAGEVLRGLDERSARDWRALAASDFFRDLLANRQVCGTEELFPTPVDVPWAAVLRHERIPFVSHPYEWSYGMLRDAALLHLEVLRAALTAGFTTKDGSAYNVQWRGARPVFIDVGSFEAARDGEPWAGYRQFCQTLLYPLLVQAHLGLDFQPFLRARIDGIEPDQMRRLFGGARRWRAGVLTHVHLHGAMQDRNAEASTSTVRAQLRSAGYSRELALATVRGLTKLVRRLDHRPGETHWSDYQRTCAYSMPDRQAKEQFVDRAVAATGPGRVLDLGANDGRYARIAARHADHVVAVEQDPAVVDALYRALREEGEGRILPLVMDLADPSPGGGWRGVERAAFTDRARADVVLALALVHHLAIGRNVPLPEVLDQLAALTVTGGSLVVEFVHPDDPMARRLLANKPDGLFPDYRREVFESLLAARGRVVGRTELPSGTRTLYQVVVGG, encoded by the coding sequence GTGGCGCTCCCCGACGCCGGCCTGCGCGCCGAACCCGGCTCCTTCCGTGACCCCGGCAACCGGGTCTTCCACCGCGCCGGCGAGGTGCTGCGCGGGCTGGACGAGCGGTCCGCCCGCGACTGGCGCGCCCTGGCGGCCAGCGACTTCTTCCGCGACCTGCTCGCCAACCGCCAGGTCTGCGGCACGGAGGAGCTGTTCCCCACCCCGGTCGACGTGCCGTGGGCCGCGGTGCTGCGCCACGAGCGGATCCCGTTCGTGTCGCATCCCTACGAGTGGTCGTACGGGATGCTCCGCGACGCCGCCCTGCTGCACCTGGAGGTGCTGCGTGCCGCGCTGACCGCCGGCTTCACCACGAAGGACGGCTCCGCCTACAACGTGCAGTGGCGGGGCGCCCGGCCGGTCTTCATCGACGTCGGCTCGTTCGAGGCGGCCCGCGACGGCGAGCCCTGGGCCGGCTACCGGCAGTTCTGCCAGACGCTGCTCTACCCGCTGCTGGTCCAGGCCCACCTCGGGCTGGACTTCCAGCCCTTCCTACGGGCCCGGATCGACGGGATCGAGCCGGACCAGATGCGCCGGCTCTTCGGCGGGGCCCGGCGCTGGCGGGCCGGCGTGCTCACCCACGTGCACCTGCACGGCGCGATGCAGGACCGCAACGCCGAGGCCAGCACCAGCACGGTGCGCGCCCAGCTCCGGTCCGCCGGCTACTCGCGGGAGCTGGCCCTGGCCACCGTGCGCGGGCTGACGAAGCTGGTGCGCCGGCTGGACCACCGGCCGGGGGAGACCCACTGGTCGGACTACCAGCGCACGTGCGCGTACTCGATGCCGGACCGGCAGGCCAAGGAGCAGTTCGTCGACCGGGCGGTGGCCGCCACCGGGCCGGGCCGGGTGCTCGACCTGGGCGCCAACGACGGCCGCTACGCCCGGATCGCCGCCCGGCACGCCGATCACGTGGTCGCCGTCGAGCAGGATCCGGCGGTGGTGGACGCCCTCTACCGCGCGCTGCGCGAGGAGGGGGAGGGGCGGATCCTGCCCCTGGTGATGGACCTGGCCGACCCCTCGCCCGGCGGTGGCTGGCGGGGCGTCGAGCGGGCCGCCTTCACCGACCGCGCCCGGGCCGACGTGGTGCTCGCCCTGGCCCTGGTGCACCACCTGGCGATCGGCCGGAACGTGCCGCTGCCGGAGGTGCTGGACCAGCTCGCCGCGCTGACCGTGACCGGCGGCAGCCTGGTGGTCGAGTTCGTGCACCCGGACGACCCGATGGCCCGCCGGCTGCTGGCCAACAAGCCGGACGGGCTCTTCCCGGACTACCGCCGGGAGGTGTTCGAGTCGCTGCTCGCGGCACGCGGGCGGGTCGTCGGCCGCACCGAGCTGCCGTCGGGCACCCGCACCCTCTACCAGGTGGTGGTGGGTGGCTGA
- a CDS encoding VOC family protein, whose translation MTPQFDLIGMVVTDMGRTLDFYRRLGLPVPPGAEHEPHVEVTLDNGVRLAWDTVETIRSFDPDYAPATGGPRASLAFRCADPAEVDRWYAELTAAGHHGHLAPWDAFWGQRYAVLHDPDGNGVDLFAPLKSD comes from the coding sequence ATGACACCGCAGTTCGATCTCATCGGCATGGTCGTCACCGACATGGGACGCACCCTGGACTTCTACCGCCGGCTCGGGCTACCGGTCCCGCCCGGCGCCGAACACGAGCCGCACGTGGAGGTGACCCTCGACAACGGCGTCCGGCTGGCCTGGGACACCGTCGAGACGATCCGCAGCTTCGACCCGGATTACGCCCCGGCAACCGGCGGGCCCCGTGCCAGCCTGGCCTTCCGCTGCGCCGACCCGGCCGAGGTGGACCGCTGGTACGCCGAGCTGACCGCCGCCGGCCACCACGGCCACCTGGCGCCGTGGGACGCCTTCTGGGGCCAGCGGTACGCGGTCCTGCACGACCCGGACGGCAACGGCGTCGACCTGTTCGCCCCGCTCAAGTCCGACTGA
- a CDS encoding helix-turn-helix transcriptional regulator yields the protein MYREGPAPGLPGAVRWASVARGDGPVRVLPDGCLDLLWSSRSGLLVAGPDRTAHLSRSIPGERWVGLRLPPGTGPAVFGVPADELRDQRVPLADLWGRAAADLADRVAAEDARGAGVTPARAGGGPAASAFRRPSVAALLEEVALARLRAAGGPDPLGREVAARLAAGATIAATAAEVGLGARALHRRSRLLFGYGPKTLARILRMRRALDLAGAGTPLAEVAALAGYADQAHLTREVKELAGVPPTRLLPPAA from the coding sequence ATGTACCGGGAGGGACCGGCGCCGGGGCTCCCCGGCGCCGTGCGGTGGGCGAGCGTCGCGCGCGGCGACGGGCCGGTTCGGGTGCTGCCGGACGGGTGCCTGGACCTGCTCTGGTCCAGCCGTTCCGGGCTGCTCGTCGCCGGGCCGGACCGCACCGCGCACCTGTCGCGGAGCATTCCGGGGGAGCGGTGGGTCGGGCTGCGGCTGCCGCCGGGCACCGGACCCGCCGTGTTCGGGGTGCCCGCCGACGAGCTGCGGGACCAGCGGGTGCCGCTCGCCGACCTGTGGGGGCGGGCCGCCGCCGACCTGGCCGACCGCGTCGCGGCGGAGGATGCGCGAGGCGCCGGCGTGACCCCCGCCCGCGCCGGTGGCGGTCCCGCCGCGTCGGCGTTCCGCCGGCCGTCGGTCGCCGCCCTGCTGGAGGAGGTCGCCCTGGCCCGGTTGCGGGCCGCCGGTGGCCCGGACCCGCTCGGCCGCGAGGTCGCCGCCCGGCTGGCGGCCGGCGCGACCATCGCCGCGACCGCCGCCGAGGTCGGCCTCGGCGCGCGGGCCCTGCACCGGCGCAGCCGGCTCCTCTTCGGGTACGGCCCGAAGACCCTCGCCCGCATCCTGCGCATGCGCCGGGCCCTCGACCTGGCCGGCGCCGGGACCCCGCTGGCCGAGGTCGCCGCCCTGGCCGGGTACGCCGACCAGGCCCACCTCACCCGCGAGGTGAAGGAGTTGGCGGGCGTCCCACCGACCCGCCTGCTGCCGCCCGCAGCCTGA
- a CDS encoding sensor histidine kinase: MSSSPPSDRGGRLRRRLAGWSLRRRLVLSVVALLALVSIGIGGLTTIALRHFLVGQVDNQLAIADGRAGGGPPWLRPPGDPRRTDPCDLSTLEPPRGFPPGSIALRTACGATGATARTESGEAQTVPAADIAALAALPLDGRPRTVEVGDRGDYRAVAHRSSNGEVGAVAIPLAGIQDTVMWVLVAQAGLVTAGLVIAGGLGALIVRAALRPLNRVAATASRVTELPLDRGEVALSVRVPAADTDPRTEVGQVGGALNRMLGHVAAALAARQASETRVRQFVADASHELRTPLAAIRGYAEVARRGRDEVPPDVAHALRRVESESTRMTSLVDDLLLLARLDSGRPLATEPVDLTAMVVNAVSDAHAAGPEHRWQLDLPDEPVSVTGDAHRLHQVLANLLANARVHTPPGTTVTTRLAPVAGDVELSVSDDGPGIPEELQPEVFERFARGDSSRSRAHGSTGLGLAIVAAVVEAHHGEVAVASRPGRTVFTVRLPGSTADA, encoded by the coding sequence ATGTCCTCAAGCCCGCCGAGTGACCGGGGCGGGCGGCTCCGGCGGCGGCTGGCCGGGTGGTCGCTGCGCCGGCGCCTGGTGCTCTCCGTGGTGGCGCTGCTGGCCCTGGTCAGCATCGGCATCGGCGGCCTGACCACGATCGCCCTGCGGCACTTCCTGGTCGGCCAGGTGGACAACCAACTCGCCATCGCCGACGGGCGCGCCGGCGGCGGCCCGCCGTGGCTGCGTCCGCCCGGTGACCCGCGTCGGACGGACCCGTGCGACCTGTCGACACTGGAGCCGCCGCGCGGCTTCCCGCCCGGCTCGATCGCCCTGCGTACCGCCTGCGGAGCCACCGGCGCCACGGCCCGGACCGAGTCCGGAGAGGCGCAGACGGTGCCGGCAGCCGACATCGCCGCGCTCGCCGCGCTACCGCTCGACGGGCGGCCCCGCACCGTCGAGGTCGGTGACCGGGGTGACTATCGCGCGGTGGCCCATCGGTCGTCGAACGGCGAGGTGGGGGCCGTCGCCATCCCACTCGCCGGGATCCAGGACACGGTCATGTGGGTGCTGGTCGCCCAGGCCGGGCTCGTCACCGCCGGGCTGGTCATCGCGGGCGGCCTCGGCGCGCTGATCGTCCGGGCCGCGCTGCGCCCGCTGAACCGGGTCGCCGCCACCGCCAGCCGGGTCACCGAGCTGCCGCTGGACCGGGGCGAGGTCGCCCTGTCGGTGCGGGTGCCGGCGGCGGACACCGACCCGCGCACCGAGGTCGGGCAGGTCGGCGGCGCGCTCAACCGGATGCTCGGCCACGTCGCCGCCGCGCTCGCCGCGCGGCAGGCCAGCGAGACGCGGGTACGCCAGTTCGTCGCCGACGCCAGCCACGAGCTGCGTACCCCCCTCGCCGCCATCCGCGGCTACGCCGAGGTGGCCCGGCGTGGGCGGGACGAGGTGCCGCCGGACGTGGCACACGCCCTGCGCCGGGTGGAGTCGGAGAGCACCCGAATGACCAGCCTCGTCGACGACCTGCTGCTGCTCGCCCGCCTCGACTCCGGCCGCCCGCTCGCGACCGAGCCGGTCGACCTCACCGCCATGGTGGTCAACGCGGTCAGCGACGCGCACGCGGCCGGCCCCGAGCACCGCTGGCAGCTCGACCTGCCCGACGAGCCGGTGAGCGTCACCGGCGACGCCCACCGGCTGCACCAGGTGCTGGCCAACCTGCTCGCCAACGCCCGCGTGCACACCCCGCCCGGCACCACGGTGACCACCCGCCTCGCGCCGGTGGCCGGCGACGTCGAGCTGAGCGTCAGCGACGACGGCCCCGGCATCCCCGAAGAGCTGCAACCCGAGGTGTTCGAGCGGTTCGCCCGCGGCGACAGCTCCCGCTCCCGGGCGCACGGCAGCACCGGCCTCGGCCTGGCCATCGTGGCCGCCGTGGTGGAGGCCCACCACGGCGAGGTCGCGGTGGCGAGCCGACCGGGCCGGACCGTGTTCACGGTGCGGCTGCCGGGATCCACAGCCGACGCATAG
- a CDS encoding response regulator transcription factor, which produces MNGQAAQGRIELRRPDGEPVRVLVVDDEPTLTDLLSMALRYEGWQVTTAGNGMAAISAARQVKPDAVVLDVMLPDLDGFQVLRRLREQAPTVPVLFLTARDAVEERIAGLTVGGDDYVTKPFSLEEVIARLRALLRRSGFAVAAREEAVLTVGDLSLDEDSHEVRRGGDLINLTATEFELLRYLMRNPRRVLSKAQILDRVWNYDFGGQANVVELYISYLRKKIDAGREPMIHTLRGAGYVLKPAE; this is translated from the coding sequence ATGAACGGGCAGGCCGCGCAGGGCCGGATCGAGCTGCGCCGACCGGACGGTGAACCGGTGCGGGTGCTGGTGGTGGACGACGAGCCGACGCTCACCGACCTGCTCTCGATGGCGCTGCGCTACGAGGGCTGGCAGGTCACCACCGCCGGCAACGGGATGGCGGCGATCAGCGCCGCCCGGCAGGTCAAGCCCGACGCCGTGGTGCTCGACGTCATGCTCCCGGACCTCGACGGCTTCCAGGTGCTGCGCCGGCTGCGCGAGCAGGCGCCCACCGTGCCGGTGCTCTTCCTGACCGCCCGGGACGCGGTCGAGGAGCGGATCGCCGGGCTCACCGTCGGCGGCGACGACTACGTCACCAAGCCGTTCAGCCTCGAAGAGGTGATCGCCCGGCTGCGCGCCCTGCTGCGCCGCTCCGGGTTCGCCGTCGCCGCCCGCGAGGAGGCCGTGCTCACCGTCGGCGACCTCAGCCTCGACGAGGACAGCCACGAGGTACGCCGCGGCGGCGACCTCATCAACCTCACCGCCACCGAGTTCGAGCTGCTGCGCTACCTCATGCGCAACCCGCGCCGGGTGCTGAGCAAGGCGCAGATCCTCGACCGGGTCTGGAACTACGACTTCGGCGGCCAGGCCAACGTGGTCGAGCTGTACATCTCGTACCTGCGGAAGAAGATCGACGCGGGCCGCGAGCCCATGATCCACACCCTGCGCGGCGCGGGCTATGTCCTCAAGCCCGCCGAGTGA
- a CDS encoding SDR family oxidoreductase gives MSIDGRPAGRLAGKVVLVTGAARGIGEHTARLAAARGARLALVGLEPDRLAALATELGPGHVWFPADVTDQAELAAAVDGTVTELGGIDAVVANAGVANRGTIAVGDVEALVRTVEVNLIGVMRTAAATVPALTARRGYLLIVSSAAAFAALPGMAAYCASKAGVEHFGTAIRLELAHRGVAVGTAHPSWVDTDLVREARADLPAFETALAKLPWPMRRTTTVQECAAAFVRAIERRSRRVYVPRAVGGVQAVRSLLVSPLADKLVGRTAKETVPLIEEQSRALGRGFGASTPEVPASARSEPIPRAPRSRAEETRR, from the coding sequence ATGTCCATCGACGGTCGTCCCGCCGGCCGGCTGGCCGGCAAGGTGGTGCTGGTGACCGGGGCGGCCCGGGGCATCGGCGAGCACACCGCCCGGCTCGCCGCCGCCCGGGGCGCGCGGCTGGCCCTGGTCGGCCTCGAACCCGACCGCCTCGCCGCGCTCGCCACCGAGCTGGGTCCCGGCCACGTGTGGTTCCCCGCCGACGTCACCGACCAGGCCGAGCTGGCCGCCGCGGTCGACGGCACGGTCACGGAGCTGGGCGGCATCGACGCCGTGGTGGCGAACGCCGGGGTCGCCAACCGGGGCACCATCGCCGTCGGCGACGTCGAGGCGCTGGTCCGCACGGTCGAGGTGAACCTGATCGGGGTGATGCGCACCGCCGCGGCGACCGTGCCGGCGCTCACCGCCCGCCGTGGCTACCTGCTGATCGTCTCCTCCGCCGCCGCGTTCGCGGCGCTGCCCGGGATGGCCGCCTACTGCGCCTCGAAGGCCGGCGTCGAGCACTTCGGCACGGCCATCCGGCTGGAGCTGGCGCACCGCGGGGTGGCCGTGGGCACGGCGCACCCGTCCTGGGTGGACACCGACCTGGTCCGGGAGGCGCGGGCCGACCTGCCGGCGTTCGAGACGGCGCTGGCGAAGCTGCCCTGGCCGATGCGGCGCACCACCACGGTGCAGGAGTGCGCGGCGGCCTTCGTCCGGGCGATCGAGCGCCGCAGCCGCCGGGTCTACGTGCCGCGCGCCGTCGGCGGCGTGCAGGCGGTCCGGTCGCTGCTGGTCAGCCCCCTCGCCGACAAGCTGGTCGGGCGGACCGCGAAGGAGACCGTCCCGCTCATCGAGGAGCAGTCCCGGGCGTTGGGGCGGGGCTTCGGCGCGAGCACCCCGGAGGTGCCGGCCAGCGCGAGGAGTGAGCCGATTCCGCGAGCCCCGCGGTCGCGAGCGGAGGAGACGCGGCGATGA
- a CDS encoding alpha/beta fold hydrolase, with protein sequence MSAPVEVVFERRGAGAPLVLLHGIGHHWAAWSPVLDRLAEAHDVIAVDLPGFGRSPVPAAGLPADMPGLVAAIAELFAALGLDRPHVAGNSLGGAIALELAAAGAVSSATALSPAGFCTPRELRWALTVLSLHRNAARLPEPVLRSLFANPALRTLALGMILARPNRMALAEALADARALREARAFRAVARAGRGYAFAGTPAVPVTVAWGTRDRILPYRQAALARTRLPAARHLELAGCGHVPMHDDPELVASVILDTTGARGA encoded by the coding sequence ATGAGCGCTCCCGTGGAGGTGGTCTTCGAGCGGCGCGGGGCCGGAGCGCCACTGGTGCTGCTGCACGGCATCGGCCACCACTGGGCGGCCTGGTCGCCGGTGCTGGACCGGCTCGCCGAGGCGCACGACGTGATCGCCGTCGACCTGCCCGGGTTCGGCCGCTCGCCGGTGCCCGCGGCCGGCCTGCCCGCGGACATGCCCGGCCTGGTGGCCGCGATCGCCGAGCTGTTCGCCGCGCTCGGGCTGGACCGCCCGCACGTGGCGGGCAACAGTCTCGGCGGGGCCATCGCCCTGGAGCTCGCCGCCGCCGGTGCGGTCTCCTCCGCCACGGCCCTCTCCCCCGCCGGCTTCTGCACCCCGCGTGAGCTGCGTTGGGCGCTCACCGTGCTCAGCCTGCACCGCAACGCGGCCCGGCTGCCGGAACCGGTGCTGCGGTCGCTGTTCGCCAACCCGGCGCTGCGCACCCTCGCGCTGGGCATGATCCTGGCCCGGCCGAACCGGATGGCGCTGGCCGAGGCGCTCGCCGACGCGCGGGCGCTGCGCGAGGCGCGGGCGTTCCGCGCGGTGGCCCGCGCCGGCCGGGGCTACGCCTTCGCCGGCACGCCGGCCGTTCCGGTGACGGTCGCCTGGGGCACCCGGGACCGGATCCTGCCCTACCGGCAGGCCGCGCTGGCGCGGACCCGGCTGCCGGCGGCCCGGCACCTGGAGCTGGCCGGCTGCGGGCACGTGCCGATGCACGACGACCCGGAGCTGGTCGCCTCGGTCATCCTCGACACCACCGGCGCGCGGGGGGCCTGA
- a CDS encoding serine/threonine-protein kinase: MRTLGGRYELERRVGIGGMSEVWRAHDLVLDRTVAVKLISPGLDGESTSVDRIRREARSAARLVHPNVASVHDFGTAALPDGRAVPYIVMELAEGETLAAHLRRGRLDWRIAVRVCAEVSAALAAAHTHGIVHRDVKPANVILTPAGVKVLDFGIASPAGAPDHTPDGIVVGTPAYLAPEQLDRQPATPAADMYALGVLLYYCLTGRLPYTADSTTQLLGSGRRRVPEPLPDIDGLPAEAADLCRRCLAEDPTARPTSLMAALLLAEVVDARVYVPMVAPAPRQRGEVSAWTDQAAAEATEAIAVDAQPTGRAR; the protein is encoded by the coding sequence ATGAGGACGCTGGGCGGGCGGTACGAGCTCGAACGGCGGGTCGGCATCGGCGGGATGTCCGAGGTGTGGCGGGCGCACGACCTCGTGCTCGACCGGACGGTCGCGGTGAAGCTGATCTCGCCGGGGCTGGACGGGGAGTCCACCTCGGTGGACCGGATCCGGCGCGAGGCCCGCTCGGCGGCCCGGCTCGTGCACCCGAACGTGGCCAGCGTGCACGACTTCGGCACCGCCGCCCTGCCGGACGGCCGTGCCGTGCCCTACATCGTGATGGAGCTGGCCGAGGGTGAGACGCTCGCCGCCCACCTGCGCCGCGGCCGGCTCGACTGGCGGATCGCCGTGCGGGTCTGCGCCGAGGTGAGCGCCGCGCTGGCCGCCGCGCACACGCACGGCATCGTGCACCGGGACGTGAAGCCGGCGAACGTGATCCTCACCCCGGCCGGTGTGAAGGTGCTCGACTTCGGGATCGCCAGCCCGGCCGGCGCACCCGACCACACCCCGGACGGGATCGTGGTCGGCACGCCGGCGTACCTGGCGCCGGAGCAGCTCGACCGGCAGCCCGCCACCCCGGCCGCGGACATGTACGCCCTGGGCGTGCTCCTCTACTACTGCCTGACCGGCCGGCTGCCGTACACGGCGGACAGCACCACCCAACTGCTCGGCTCCGGCCGGCGCCGGGTGCCGGAGCCGCTGCCCGACATCGACGGGTTGCCGGCCGAGGCGGCCGACCTGTGCCGCCGCTGCCTCGCCGAGGACCCGACCGCCCGGCCGACCAGCCTGATGGCGGCGCTGCTGCTCGCCGAGGTGGTGGACGCCCGGGTCTACGTGCCGATGGTCGCGCCGGCGCCCCGCCAGCGCGGCGAGGTGTCGGCGTGGACCGACCAGGCGGCGGCCGAGGCGACCGAGGCGATCGCCGTCGACGCGCAGCCGACCGGCCGGGCCCGCTGA
- a CDS encoding OsmC family protein codes for MPDPSSWLAETATATAAGGHVRTDDGGLSSALASPLAPHCTGLTPEQLLAAAFASCLHHAAVEAAGEITDEAHTVEVTAEAKLGRDDDGRYRADVHAEISSAGLTREQLADLVAHADRLWPFSSGDNSRHRLTVTPAENGRH; via the coding sequence ATGCCGGATCCGAGTTCCTGGCTGGCCGAGACGGCCACGGCGACCGCCGCGGGCGGTCACGTACGCACCGACGACGGCGGTCTCTCCTCCGCCCTGGCGTCGCCCCTGGCGCCGCACTGCACCGGCCTGACGCCCGAGCAGCTCCTGGCGGCCGCGTTCGCCTCCTGTCTGCACCACGCGGCGGTGGAAGCGGCCGGTGAGATCACCGACGAGGCACACACCGTCGAGGTGACCGCGGAGGCGAAGCTGGGGCGCGACGACGACGGCCGCTACCGGGCCGATGTGCACGCCGAGATCTCCTCGGCCGGTCTCACCCGGGAGCAGCTGGCCGACCTGGTCGCGCACGCCGACCGGCTCTGGCCGTTCTCCAGCGGCGACAACAGCAGGCACCGGCTGACCGTCACCCCGGCGGAGAACGGCCGGCACTGA
- a CDS encoding endonuclease/exonuclease/phosphatase family protein, with product MTEQMVDERAAGEPAGRQGRRGLVVALCAVLLALLIVGHRAVPNVHGLGSLVDSATPLLGLGIPLLALAALLRRSRRALLVVLLPALVWLAFYGGAWLPPAAGAGAASLRVASQNLRSGNPDPAATVDALADAAPDLIGLQEVDDAERVAGALGGRYPHRAAVSTVALWSRWPIREAHGVDTGLGWDRALRAVVATPQGDLAVYVVHLGSARAGHTATRDETLAALAATVRADDAPRLLVLGDLNTATTDRVFGPLTRLLGDAQAEAGRGFGFTWPAELPVTRPDHVLYRGLIPTAAGVLHTPDSDHRAVTAGFRW from the coding sequence GTGACGGAGCAGATGGTCGATGAGCGGGCCGCCGGCGAACCCGCCGGCCGCCAGGGCCGGCGAGGGCTGGTCGTCGCCCTGTGCGCGGTCCTGCTCGCCCTGCTGATCGTCGGCCACCGCGCGGTGCCCAACGTGCACGGCCTGGGCAGCCTGGTGGACAGCGCCACCCCGCTGCTCGGGCTCGGCATACCCCTGCTCGCCCTCGCGGCGCTGCTGCGCCGGTCCCGCCGGGCCCTGCTCGTGGTCCTGCTGCCGGCGCTGGTGTGGCTGGCGTTCTACGGCGGCGCCTGGCTGCCGCCGGCCGCCGGCGCGGGCGCCGCCTCGCTGCGGGTGGCCAGCCAGAACCTGCGCTCCGGCAACCCCGACCCGGCCGCCACGGTCGACGCCCTCGCCGACGCCGCTCCGGACCTCATCGGGCTCCAGGAGGTCGACGACGCCGAACGGGTCGCCGGCGCTCTGGGCGGGCGTTACCCGCACCGGGCCGCGGTCTCCACGGTCGCGCTGTGGAGCCGCTGGCCGATCCGCGAGGCGCACGGCGTGGACACCGGCCTCGGATGGGATCGCGCGCTCCGGGCCGTGGTCGCCACCCCGCAGGGCGACCTCGCGGTCTACGTGGTCCATCTCGGCTCGGCCCGGGCCGGGCACACCGCCACCCGGGACGAGACCCTCGCCGCGCTCGCCGCGACCGTCCGGGCCGACGACGCGCCGCGGCTGCTGGTGCTCGGCGACCTGAACACCGCCACCACCGACCGGGTCTTCGGACCCCTCACCCGGCTGCTCGGCGACGCCCAGGCCGAGGCCGGGCGGGGTTTCGGCTTCACCTGGCCGGCGGAACTCCCGGTGACCCGCCCGGACCACGTCCTCTACCGGGGGCTCATCCCCACGGCGGCCGGGGTGCTGCACACCCCGGACAGCGACCACCGCGCGGTGACCGCCGGTTTCCGCTGGTGA